The following coding sequences lie in one Lentilactobacillus sp. SPB1-3 genomic window:
- a CDS encoding RNA-binding S4 domain-containing protein, whose protein sequence is MRIDKFLKVSRIIKRRSVAKEIADQGRISVNGRVIKSSSEVHPNDELVIKFGNKTLTVRVKELLDTTKKDDAQRMYEIINEEYERDYNSENE, encoded by the coding sequence ATGAGAATCGATAAATTTTTAAAAGTTTCAAGAATTATTAAGCGACGTTCAGTGGCCAAAGAAATCGCCGACCAAGGAAGAATTAGTGTCAATGGTCGTGTGATCAAGTCATCAAGCGAAGTTCATCCTAATGATGAATTGGTAATTAAGTTTGGTAACAAGACTTTAACTGTTCGGGTTAAAGAGTTATTAGATACCACTAAAAAAGATGATGCACAAAGGATGTATGAAATCATTAATGAAGAATATGAACGCGATTACAATTCAGAAAATGAATAA
- the tilS gene encoding tRNA lysidine(34) synthetase TilS yields the protein MVLINQFSKNIQEHHWFDEKKTLVLAVSTGVDSMTMLDLFLNAKINGLRIIVAYVDHQLRESSVGETKFIKEYCAQKSIDLRIGVWPIQDHPHNGVEAAARQFRYDFFANIMSEFNADYLATAHHADDLAETMIMKLVRGGRLDSLVGILPERTFGKGKLIRPMLSFSKSTIRQYAVEKRLKWFEDETNATDENLRNRIRHNIMPQLKKENALTIEHMADYSQQIAKLLSVNNRYLDSLLDQAEDSKFHLSIDRVLDFDSDTRLMLIQRWLELRAPMISISSEQLQQIDQLLSNSRKSQGEVDLINQLRVVKSYQKLCILDKSQKSLPNYQKNADFMVPLNRWNEMKNGHSFGVFTQMPANIDTGTKIHELSLSSTDLPLKCRSPKPGDRFQIESGGHQKVARLLINQKVTNEERELVKLLVSNEGNVLAVLGYRVAKINGHQGTNKYYLLEK from the coding sequence TTGGTTTTAATAAATCAATTTAGTAAGAATATTCAAGAGCACCATTGGTTTGATGAAAAAAAGACATTGGTTCTCGCAGTTTCGACTGGGGTGGATTCAATGACTATGTTGGACCTGTTCTTGAACGCTAAAATTAATGGTTTAAGAATTATTGTGGCTTATGTTGATCACCAACTTAGAGAGTCATCGGTCGGTGAAACTAAGTTCATTAAAGAGTACTGTGCTCAAAAAAGTATTGATTTAAGAATTGGCGTTTGGCCAATTCAGGATCATCCGCACAATGGAGTAGAAGCAGCTGCTCGGCAATTTAGGTATGATTTTTTTGCTAATATTATGTCTGAATTCAATGCAGATTACCTTGCTACGGCACATCATGCTGATGATTTGGCCGAAACAATGATTATGAAATTGGTTCGTGGTGGGAGATTGGATTCCTTAGTTGGAATATTACCAGAACGAACATTTGGTAAGGGAAAACTGATTCGGCCAATGCTGTCATTTTCTAAGTCTACGATCAGACAGTATGCAGTTGAAAAGAGATTAAAATGGTTCGAAGACGAAACCAATGCAACTGATGAAAATTTAAGAAATCGAATTCGTCATAATATCATGCCACAATTAAAAAAAGAAAATGCACTGACAATTGAGCATATGGCTGATTACTCCCAACAAATTGCTAAGCTGCTTTCTGTAAACAACCGTTACTTGGATTCGCTTTTAGATCAAGCTGAAGACTCAAAATTTCATTTATCTATAGACCGAGTGCTTGATTTCGATTCAGATACCCGATTGATGTTGATTCAACGATGGTTAGAACTTAGAGCTCCGATGATTTCTATTTCAAGTGAGCAATTGCAGCAAATAGATCAACTGCTGAGCAATTCACGAAAATCTCAGGGTGAAGTGGATTTAATTAATCAGCTCAGGGTGGTTAAGAGCTACCAAAAGTTGTGTATTTTGGATAAATCTCAAAAATCACTTCCTAACTATCAAAAAAATGCAGATTTTATGGTACCATTAAACCGTTGGAACGAAATGAAAAATGGCCATTCTTTCGGCGTTTTTACTCAGATGCCCGCTAATATTGATACTGGAACAAAAATTCACGAATTGTCACTGTCTTCGACTGATTTACCACTGAAGTGTCGTTCTCCTAAACCAGGTGATCGATTTCAAATCGAAAGCGGTGGCCACCAGAAAGTTGCCAGATTGTTGATCAATCAAAAGGTTACTAATGAAGAACGTGAGCTAGTTAAATTACTAGTTTCTAACGAAGGCAATGTGTTAGCGGTTCTGGGATATCGAGTAGCTAAAATAAACGGTCATCAAGGCACCAACAAATACTATTTACTTGAGAAGTGA
- a CDS encoding polysaccharide biosynthesis protein: MSNGSNRNSLVAGTALLTVASLIAKILSAVYRIPFQNMVGNVGFYVYQQVYPIYGIAMTIALSGIPVFISKLVVDAKSEPEKFNIVYQIQKYLFISCTIVFIGLQMGANHIAFWMHDVQLAPVIASVSWMFLVIPFLASWRGYFQGKYLMKPTAFSQVLEQIVRVTVILLAAAWAVSHHLNPHQMGSLAMLSAPIATLASAAVIYSFLRQSHIPQIAHSHAIPGLSRRLMLEGLTICLVASVMLLLQLVDSFSVVAELTKLGNTQFVAQNIKGAYDRSQTLVQLGLTITTASTTAILPQLVASLKMTDKNRYLKLARGSILVNFGMASAMSFGMFALMGAINPLLFSTPELNLTIGVYCFSILAASIILVINTIFQSHDVFWPTAVGIVGAALIKVIFNSLSIDKWGILGASIATVSSLCVTILIMVVAGWQYLQNIVSWTKLGQLVMISAVMGVVVGMVQKITGIILVGKIGFRTMTAIQAIIGITVGIVIFVSACVVFNIFSKQEWSLIPFGNKLLEIRGKRNENR; the protein is encoded by the coding sequence ATGAGTAATGGTTCGAATCGAAATTCATTAGTGGCTGGTACTGCTTTATTGACAGTGGCTTCACTAATCGCCAAAATTTTGAGCGCAGTTTACCGAATTCCATTTCAAAATATGGTGGGTAACGTTGGCTTTTACGTGTATCAACAAGTCTATCCAATTTATGGGATTGCTATGACGATTGCCCTCTCGGGTATTCCGGTATTTATATCAAAATTAGTTGTAGATGCCAAGTCAGAGCCTGAAAAGTTTAATATTGTTTATCAGATTCAAAAGTACCTGTTCATCAGTTGTACAATTGTTTTTATTGGTTTGCAGATGGGAGCCAACCATATTGCTTTTTGGATGCATGATGTGCAATTGGCTCCAGTGATTGCTTCAGTCTCCTGGATGTTTTTAGTTATTCCTTTTTTAGCCAGTTGGCGGGGATACTTTCAGGGCAAATATTTGATGAAGCCGACAGCTTTTTCACAAGTTTTAGAACAAATCGTGAGAGTGACAGTGATTTTATTAGCCGCTGCTTGGGCAGTCAGCCATCATTTGAATCCACATCAAATGGGAAGTTTGGCAATGCTTTCAGCACCGATTGCAACGTTAGCTTCTGCTGCAGTGATTTATTCTTTTTTAAGACAGTCCCATATCCCACAAATTGCTCATTCCCATGCCATTCCGGGTCTATCCAGACGACTAATGTTAGAGGGACTAACGATTTGTTTGGTTGCCTCAGTAATGTTATTACTGCAATTGGTCGATTCATTTTCAGTGGTAGCTGAACTGACGAAATTGGGAAACACACAATTCGTGGCGCAAAATATTAAAGGTGCGTATGATCGTTCGCAAACATTGGTGCAACTTGGTTTGACGATTACTACTGCATCCACCACGGCGATTTTGCCACAACTAGTTGCGTCATTGAAGATGACAGATAAGAATCGCTATCTAAAATTAGCACGTGGCAGTATTTTGGTTAACTTTGGGATGGCCAGTGCAATGAGTTTTGGCATGTTTGCCCTGATGGGAGCAATTAATCCGTTGCTATTTTCTACGCCAGAGTTGAATTTGACGATTGGTGTATATTGTTTTAGTATCTTGGCTGCATCAATTATCTTAGTAATCAATACTATTTTTCAAAGTCATGATGTCTTTTGGCCGACAGCGGTTGGAATAGTTGGAGCAGCACTGATCAAAGTTATCTTTAATTCGTTGTCCATTGATAAATGGGGGATTCTAGGCGCTAGCATTGCGACGGTTAGCAGTTTATGCGTGACTATTTTGATTATGGTCGTTGCTGGGTGGCAATATCTGCAAAATATAGTTTCTTGGACCAAGTTGGGACAATTGGTCATGATAAGCGCGGTAATGGGTGTTGTGGTCGGAATGGTTCAGAAAATTACGGGCATTATATTAGTTGGTAAGATAGGCTTTAGGACCATGACCGCTATTCAAGCAATAATAGGAATCACAGTGGGTATTGTAATATTTGTTAGTGCGTGTGTAGTATTTAATATATTTAGTAAACAAGAATGGTCACTTATTCCATTTGGAAATAAATTATTAGAAATTCGAGGAAAACGTAATGAGAATCGATAA
- the hpt gene encoding hypoxanthine phosphoribosyltransferase, translating into MDNDILKVLYSESDIQDACQRLGKEIKSHYGDKVPVVIGVLKGAIFFMTDVIRDTDMYMELDFMDVSSYHGTTQSSGVVELVTDISTDISGRDVLIMEDIVDTGRTLKFLIDTLKGRGAASIKVCTLLDKPSGRVVEASSDFIGFEVPNEFVVGYGLDYEEKYRNLPYIGVLKPEIYANN; encoded by the coding sequence ATGGATAATGACATCTTAAAGGTGCTATACAGTGAGTCAGACATTCAAGACGCGTGTCAAAGACTGGGAAAAGAAATCAAGTCACATTATGGAGACAAAGTGCCTGTAGTGATTGGTGTTTTAAAGGGAGCCATCTTCTTTATGACTGATGTTATTCGTGATACCGATATGTACATGGAACTTGATTTTATGGATGTTTCTAGTTACCATGGCACAACTCAGTCTTCAGGAGTGGTTGAATTAGTTACGGATATTTCAACTGATATTTCTGGTAGAGATGTCTTGATCATGGAAGATATTGTTGACACTGGTAGAACATTGAAGTTTTTAATCGATACTTTAAAGGGCCGTGGAGCCGCTTCAATCAAGGTTTGCACACTGTTAGATAAACCATCTGGTAGGGTGGTTGAAGCATCATCAGATTTTATTGGTTTTGAGGTGCCTAACGAATTTGTTGTTGGGTATGGATTAGACTATGAAGAGAAGTATCGTAATCTTCCATATATTGGAGTTCTAAAGCCAGAAATTTATGCGAACAATTAA
- a CDS encoding FtsB family cell division protein, whose translation MAKAKGKISKLENEFTKQRDIEMLQKKISNKLTRTRKGRALGIMAAFLCLILLLGFQIVSAKSNAAQINTQIAKQKANLNDEKSKNKQLGMKIKQLNNNTYVEKLIRERYYYTKPGETVYSFPDKAIDDLD comes from the coding sequence GTGGCAAAAGCAAAAGGGAAAATTAGCAAGCTTGAAAATGAGTTTACTAAACAGCGTGATATCGAAATGCTACAAAAGAAGATATCAAATAAGCTAACACGAACACGAAAAGGACGTGCCTTAGGTATAATGGCTGCCTTCTTGTGTCTCATCTTACTTTTAGGTTTTCAAATTGTTAGTGCTAAGAGCAATGCGGCGCAGATCAATACGCAAATTGCTAAGCAAAAAGCAAATTTGAATGATGAAAAAAGTAAGAATAAGCAATTGGGCATGAAGATCAAGCAATTGAATAATAATACCTATGTCGAAAAGCTTATTCGTGAACGTTATTATTACACCAAGCCGGGAGAGACTGTTTACAGTTTTCCAGACAAGGCCATTGATGATTTAGATTAG
- a CDS encoding S1 domain-containing RNA-binding protein, which yields MAIEIGEKVSGKVSGITNFGAFVDLGDHKTGLVHISEVSDGFVKDIHDILKVGDEVTVKVLKVDGDNKISLSIRKANENHDSSEEHSHSNHERSNSGYHHESHNDHRSNNGGRRSFDKKSNNNSHSNKPENFDDLMSGFLKQSEDRLATLKKNTEGKRGGRGGRRS from the coding sequence ATGGCAATTGAAATTGGGGAAAAAGTCAGCGGTAAGGTATCGGGAATCACTAATTTCGGTGCGTTTGTTGACTTAGGTGACCATAAAACAGGATTGGTTCACATTAGTGAAGTTTCAGATGGATTTGTCAAAGATATTCATGACATCCTAAAAGTTGGTGACGAAGTTACTGTTAAGGTATTAAAAGTTGACGGGGATAATAAAATTAGTTTGTCTATTCGTAAGGCAAATGAAAACCACGACAGCAGCGAAGAACATAGTCACAGCAATCATGAACGTAGCAATTCTGGTTATCATCATGAAAGTCATAACGATCATCGCAGTAACAATGGTGGCCGTCGTTCATTCGATAAAAAATCAAATAATAACAGTCACAGTAATAAGCCGGAAAACTTTGATGATTTAATGTCAGGTTTTTTGAAGCAAAGCGAAGATCGCCTAGCTACGCTTAAGAAGAATACAGAAGGTAAACGTGGTGGCCGTGGTGGCCGTCGCAGTTAA